One segment of Cydia fagiglandana chromosome 12, ilCydFagi1.1, whole genome shotgun sequence DNA contains the following:
- the LOC134669497 gene encoding methyl-CpG-binding domain protein 2 isoform X2 produces MNISIEKKRSECPALPKGWQREEVLRKTGLSAGKVDVYYYRGVRSDASLVPPIRQTASIFKQPVTVYKTQESMVKTDLKHGTTEKPKQLFWEKRLEGLTACDANGVIGTTSLPKYIKPLGPYNSDATTIQSLATALHVSSQPITGQTGSKQAILENPGVFLNPEQPLIAAVTISKEDVRRQEERVKRARARLQEALAAA; encoded by the exons ATGAATATATCAATTGAAAAGAAACGTTCAGAGTGTCCTGCACTGCCTAAAGGCTGGCAAAGGGAAGAAGTTTTGAGAAAAACTGGCTTGTCTGCAGGGAAGGTTGATGTATACTACTATAG AGGTGTCCGTTCTGACGCGTCGCTGGTGCCACCTATCCGTCAAACAGCTTCGATTTTCAAACAGCCGGTAACCGTATATAAGACGCAGGAGAGCATGGTTAAGACGGATTTGAAGCACGGCACTACGGAAAAACCGAAACAGCTGTTTTGGGAGAAAAGATTGGAG GGTCTAACAGCGTGCGATGCCAACGGAGTGATCGGTACGACCTCGCTGCCGAAGTACATCAAGCCACTGGGCCCCTACAACTCTGACGCTACCACCATACAATCTCTGGCCACTGCCCTGCACGTCTCATCACAGCCCATTACAG GCCAAACCGGTTCGAAGCAGGCGATCCTGGAGAACCCGGGTGTTTTTTTAAACCCTGAGCAGCCGCTGATAGCGGCCGTCACCATCAGCAAGGAGGATGTTCGCCGTCAAGAGGAGCGCGTTAAGCGCGCGCGTGCGCGGCTGcag
- the LOC134669497 gene encoding methyl-CpG-binding domain protein 3 isoform X1, translating to MNISIEKKRSECPALPKGWQREEVLRKTGLSAGKVDVYYYSPTGKKFRSKPELVRYLGDSMDLSCFDFQQGQINTMLLCKAKKARAQFDYRGVRSDASLVPPIRQTASIFKQPVTVYKTQESMVKTDLKHGTTEKPKQLFWEKRLEGLTACDANGVIGTTSLPKYIKPLGPYNSDATTIQSLATALHVSSQPITGQTGSKQAILENPGVFLNPEQPLIAAVTISKEDVRRQEERVKRARARLQEALAAA from the exons ATGAATATATCAATTGAAAAGAAACGTTCAGAGTGTCCTGCACTGCCTAAAGGCTGGCAAAGGGAAGAAGTTTTGAGAAAAACTGGCTTGTCTGCAGGGAAGGTTGATGTATACTACTATAG CCCTACAGGTAAAAAGTTTCGCAGTAAGCCTGAGCTAGTCCGTTATCTGGGTGATAGTATGGACCTATCGTGTTTCGACTTCCAACAGGGTCAGATAAACACTATGTTGCTGTGCAAGGCCAAGAAAGCGCGAGCGCAGTTTGACTACAG AGGTGTCCGTTCTGACGCGTCGCTGGTGCCACCTATCCGTCAAACAGCTTCGATTTTCAAACAGCCGGTAACCGTATATAAGACGCAGGAGAGCATGGTTAAGACGGATTTGAAGCACGGCACTACGGAAAAACCGAAACAGCTGTTTTGGGAGAAAAGATTGGAG GGTCTAACAGCGTGCGATGCCAACGGAGTGATCGGTACGACCTCGCTGCCGAAGTACATCAAGCCACTGGGCCCCTACAACTCTGACGCTACCACCATACAATCTCTGGCCACTGCCCTGCACGTCTCATCACAGCCCATTACAG GCCAAACCGGTTCGAAGCAGGCGATCCTGGAGAACCCGGGTGTTTTTTTAAACCCTGAGCAGCCGCTGATAGCGGCCGTCACCATCAGCAAGGAGGATGTTCGCCGTCAAGAGGAGCGCGTTAAGCGCGCGCGTGCGCGGCTGcag